A DNA window from Mycobacterium sp. IDR2000157661 contains the following coding sequences:
- the istA gene encoding IS21 family transposase has protein sequence MISLEDWAFIRHLHRSEGLSQRAIARQLGIARDTVASALASDDPPKYERESPASAINEVEPRIRALLSAYPRMSATVLAERVGWTGSISWFGERVRMIRPEYLPADPVDRLEHPPGRVVQCDLWFPAPKIAVGFGQEAMLPVLVMVAAFSRFIAAVMLPSRQTMDLVAGMWQLLSQNFTAVPHELWWDNEAGIGRRGRLTDPVTALIGTLGSRLVQLKPYDPESKGIVERANRYLETSFLPGRSFTSPQDFNDQLGLWLPTANRRRVRVLDGRPVDFLAADQAQMLTLPPVAPTVETKTSVRLGRDYYLRVAGNDYSVDPSAIGQLVEVRTTLAQVTVMRTGRLLAAHDRCWAARQTLTDPKHVETAAVLRRQFQAGPPPATGDQLVRDLADYDRAFGVDFTTAEVTSDGEVA, from the coding sequence GTGATCTCCTTGGAAGACTGGGCCTTCATTCGGCATCTTCACCGCAGCGAGGGTTTGTCGCAGCGGGCCATTGCACGTCAACTCGGCATCGCGCGTGACACGGTGGCTAGTGCGCTGGCCAGCGACGATCCACCAAAGTACGAGAGGGAATCGCCGGCCTCGGCGATCAACGAGGTGGAACCGCGGATTCGGGCGTTGTTGTCGGCCTATCCCCGGATGTCGGCGACGGTGCTCGCCGAGCGGGTGGGGTGGACGGGCTCGATCTCCTGGTTTGGGGAGCGGGTCCGGATGATCCGCCCGGAGTACCTGCCCGCTGATCCGGTCGACCGCCTCGAGCATCCGCCGGGTCGGGTGGTCCAGTGCGATCTGTGGTTCCCGGCACCCAAGATCGCGGTCGGGTTCGGTCAGGAGGCGATGCTGCCGGTGCTGGTGATGGTGGCCGCGTTCTCCCGCTTCATCGCCGCGGTGATGCTGCCCTCGCGCCAAACCATGGATCTGGTGGCCGGGATGTGGCAGCTGCTCTCACAGAACTTCACCGCGGTGCCGCACGAGTTGTGGTGGGACAACGAGGCCGGGATCGGACGCCGCGGCCGGTTAACCGATCCGGTCACCGCGTTGATCGGGACGCTGGGTTCGCGGCTGGTGCAACTCAAACCCTATGACCCCGAGTCCAAGGGCATCGTGGAGCGAGCCAACCGGTATCTGGAGACTTCGTTTCTGCCCGGGCGCAGCTTCACCTCACCGCAGGACTTCAATGATCAACTGGGACTGTGGCTTCCGACCGCAAACCGTCGTCGGGTGCGGGTGTTGGATGGTCGCCCGGTGGACTTCTTGGCTGCCGACCAAGCCCAGATGCTGACCCTGCCACCGGTGGCGCCGACAGTGGAGACGAAGACGTCGGTGCGGTTGGGGCGTGACTACTACCTGCGGGTGGCCGGCAACGACTACTCGGTGGATCCGAGTGCGATCGGCCAGCTCGTCGAGGTGAGGACCACCCTGGCCCAGGTGACCGTGATGCGGACGGGGCGCCTGCTGGCTGCTCACGATCGCTGCTGGGCAGCGCGACAGACCCTGACCGACCCTAAACACGTCGAGACCGCTGCGGTGTTGCGTCGACAGTTCCAAGCCGGGCCGCCACCGGCGACCGGTGACCAGCTGGTGCGTGATCTGGCAGACTACGACCGGGCATTCGGCGTCGACTTCACCACTGCCGAAGTCACTTCTGATGGTGAGGTGGCATGA